One window of Populus nigra chromosome 5, ddPopNigr1.1, whole genome shotgun sequence genomic DNA carries:
- the LOC133694405 gene encoding probable N-acetyltransferase HLS1, with amino-acid sequence MGEDRMDMIVVREFDPSRDVVGVEEVERRCEVGSSGKLSLFTDLLGDPICRVRNSPAFLMLVAEMGGEMVGMIRGCIKTVTCGERISRRVKNNCSISYKPVPVYTKVAYILGLRISPSHRRMGLGLKLVCQMEDWFRQNGAEYSYMATESDNHASVKLFTGKCGYSTFRTPSILVNPVFAHRVTVSNRITIIKLTPPDAELLYRRRFATTEFFPRDIDSVLENKLNVGTFLAVPRDSLRFGLWAGSDHFLSESPESWAVLSVWNCKDVFRLEVRGASRLKRTFAKTTRIVDKAFPFLKLPSVPAVFRPFGLYFMYGLGGEGPRAAKMMKALCGHVHNLARESGCGVVATEVANSEPLKLGIPHWKMLSCAEDLWCIKRLGEDYSDGPVGDWTKSSPGSSIFVDPREF; translated from the exons ATGGGAGAAGATAGAATGGATATGATAGTGGTGAGAGAGTTTGATCCAAGCAGAGATGTAGTTGGTGTCGAAGAAGTAGAGAGAAGATGTGAAGTTGGTTCCAGCGGCAAGCTCTCTCTCTTCACCGACCTCTTAGGTGACCCAATTTGCAGAGTCCGCAATTCTCCTGCTTTCCTCATGCTG GTGGCTGAGATGGGCGGAGAGATGGTGGGGATGATAAGAGGTTGCATCAAAACCGTCACATGTGGCGAGAGGATTTCAAGAAGAGTGAAGAACAACTGCTCCATCTCCTACAAACCAGTCCCTGTTTACACCAAAGTGGCTTACATTCTAGGCCTTCGTATCTCTCCTTCCCACCG GAGGATGGGTCTAGGGCTAAAATTGGTATGTCAAATGGAAGATTGGTTTCGTCAAAACGGCGCTGAATATTCATACATGGCTACTGAAAGCGACAACCACGCTTCCGTTAAGCTCTTCACCGGCAAATGCGGCTACTCGACGTTCCGTACTCCTTCGATCCTGGTTAACCCGGTCTTCGCTCACCGAGTCACCGTGTCAAACCGAATCACAATCATCAAACTCACCCCACCCGACGCCGAGTTGCTGTACCGACGTCGCTTCGCCACTACTGAGTTTTTCCCCCGTGATATCGACTCCGTCCTCGAGAACAAGCTTAATGTAGGAACTTTTCTGGCTGTGCCACGTGACAGTTTAAGATTTGGGTTGTGGGCCGGGTCGGATCACTTCTTATCCGAATCGCCTGAGTCATGGGCTGTGCTTAGCGTGTGGAATTGCAAGGATGTTTTTAGACTTGAAGTGCGTGGCGCGTCACGCTTGAAGCGAACATTTGCTAAAACGACAAGAATCGTCGACAAGGCTTTTCCGTTTTTGAAGTTGCCTTCAGTGCCCGCGGTGTTCAGGCCTTTTGGGTTGTATTTTATGTATGGTCTGGGAGGTGAAGGACCGCGCGCGGCTAAAATGATGAAAGCGTTGTGCGGTCACGTGCATAACTTGGCTAGAGAGAGTGGGTGTGGAGTGGTGGCTACAGAGGTGGCAAATAGCGAACCGCTTAAATTAGGGATACCACACTGGAAAATGCTATCGTGCGCAGAGGATTTATGGTGCATCAAAAGGCTCGGGGAGGACTACAGTGACGGGCCTGTTGGCGACTGGACAAAATCATCACCTGGCTCGTCAATTTTTGTTGACCCTAGAGAGTTCTAA